A single Chiroxiphia lanceolata isolate bChiLan1 chromosome 25, bChiLan1.pri, whole genome shotgun sequence DNA region contains:
- the TMEM9 gene encoding transmembrane protein 9, whose translation MMFAQCSRNSVSPVVLLVLLGCLLCPPAQASKSSEDIRCKCICPPYRNISGHIYNKNVSQKDCNCLHVVEPMPVPGNDVEAYCLLCECKYEERSTTTIKVIIIIYLSVVGALLLYMAFLVLVDPLIRKPDPYTHPLHNEEESEDTRSLAAVPTPAGARANTVLERVEGAQQRWKRQVQEQRKTVFDRHKMLS comes from the exons ATGATGTTTGCCCAGTGCTCCCGGAATTCCGTGAGCCCcgtggtgctgctggtgctgctgggctgcctcctgtgccccccagcaCAGGCCAGCAAG agCTCCGAGGACATTCGCTGCAAGTGCATCTGCCCCCCGTACCGGAACATCAGCGGGCACATCTACAACAAGAATGTGTCCCAGAAGGACTG caACTGCCTGCACGTGGTGGAGCCCATGCCAGTGCCCGGGAACGATGTGGAGGCCTATTGCCTGCTCTGCGAGTGCAAGTACGAGGAGCgcagcaccaccaccatcaag GTGATCATCATCATCTACCTGTCGGTGGTGGGGGCCCTGCTGCTGTACATGGCCTTCCTGGTGCTCGTGGACCCCCTGATCCGCAAGCCCGACCCCTACACCCACCCCCTGCACAACGAGGAGGAGAGCGAG GACACTCGCTCCTTGGCCGCAGTGCCCACCCCGGCCGGAGCCAGAGCCAACACGGTGCTGGAGCGCGTGGAGGGGGCCCAGCAGCGCTGGAAGAGGcaggtgcaggagcagaggaagacGGTGTTTGACCGGCACAAGATGCTGAGTTAG